In Phocoena phocoena chromosome 3, mPhoPho1.1, whole genome shotgun sequence, a single window of DNA contains:
- the LOC136121549 gene encoding LOW QUALITY PROTEIN: zinc finger protein 709-like (The sequence of the model RefSeq protein was modified relative to this genomic sequence to represent the inferred CDS: deleted 4 bases in 2 codons; substituted 1 base at 1 genomic stop codon), with the protein MQEILRNLASIGEKKDNHNTEDWYKIQGRKLSHMVEKLCESKEGNQDGEIVSQIPNLNLNQKTLSGVKPCDCNVCGKVFVRHSFLNRHIRSHSGHKPYEYREYEEKPYKCKGCGKAFSYHKSVHRHERTHTGEKSYECKECGKAFTWFTTFQRHMITHTGEGPYKWKECGKALSCSTSFRAHERNHTGEIPYECKQCGKALSCPSSFRRHERIHTAEKQYECKLCEKTFRSPLGLRIHERIHPGEKPYECKQCGKAFISLSSIRTHERTHTGEKPYECTEXCGKAFISPSSVLTHMVTHTGDGPCKCKECGKAFSFPSSFRRLQRTNTGEKPYECKQCGRAFSCYASFRTHEKTHTGEKPYDCTECGKAFIYCTTFQGHMKIHTGEKHYKCREGGKAFSRPSSFRRHERSHT; encoded by the exons ATGCAGGAAATCTTGAGGAACCTGGCCTCAATAG gggaaaaaaaggacaatcATAACACTGAAGATTGGTACAAAATCCAAGGGAGAAAACTAAG TCATATGGTAGAAAAACTCTGTGAAAGCAAAGAAGGTAATCAAGATGGAGAAATTGTCAGCCAGATTCCAAATCTTAATCTGAACCAGAAAACTCTTTCTGGAGTAAAACCATGTGACTGTAACGTGTGTGGGAAAGTCTTCGTACGTCATTCATTCCTTAATAGGCACATCAGATCTCACAGTGGACACAAACCA TATGAGTATCGTGAATATGAGGAGAAGCCATATAAATGCAAGggatgtgggaaagccttcagttACCACAAATCTGTTCACAGACATGAAAGGACTCACACTGGA GAGAAAtcctatgaatgtaaggaatgtgggaaagccttcacaTGGTTCACAACCTTTCAAAGACACATGATAACACACACTGGAGAAGGACCCTATAAATggaaggaatgtgggaaagccttgaGTTGTTCCACTTCATTTCGAGCACATGAAAGAAATCACACTGGAGAAATACCCTATGAATGTAAGCAGTGTGGTAAAGCCCTCAGTTGTCCCAGTTCCTTTCGAAGACATGAAAGGATTCACACTGCAGAGAAACAATACGAATGTAAACTATGTGAGAAAACCTTCCGTTCTCCTCTAGGTTTGCGAATACATGAAAGAATTCAccctggagagaaaccctatgaatgtaagcaATGTGGTAaagccttcatttctctttcaagcATTCGTACACAC GAaagaactcacactggagagaaaccctatgaatgtacagaat aatgtgggaaagccttcatttctccatcaagtgTTCTAACACACATGGTAACACACACTGGAGATGGACCTTGTAAgtgtaaggaatgtggaaaagCATTCAGTTTTCCCAGTTCATTTAGAAGACTTCAAAGAACtaacacaggagagaaaccctatgaatgtaaacaATGTGGCAGAGCCTTCAGTTGTTATGCATCCTTTCGAACACATGAAAaaactcacactggagagaaaccttatgacTGTacagaatgtgggaaagccttcatttATTGCACTACCTTTCAAGGACACATGAAAATACACACTGGTGAGAAACACTACAAATGTAGAGAAggtgggaaagccttcagtcGACCCAGTTCCTTTCGAAGGCATGAAAGATCTCATACTTAA